The following proteins are encoded in a genomic region of Rhodoferax aquaticus:
- the pstC gene encoding phosphate ABC transporter permease subunit PstC, producing MTQPPTRQKARSGPMADLIFGWLAKGAAFATLGLLLAILASLTLSAMPAISKYGFSFLGSTAWDPVKEEFGGLVMIYGTIATSLIALLIAVPVSFGIALFLTELSPSWLKRPLGTAIELLAAIPSIVYGMWGLLVFGPLLATYVQVPLQTMLAGVPYLGAFVSGPPVGIGILSAGIILAIMIIPFIASVMRDVFEVTPPLLKESAYALGSTTWEVVSKVVLPYTKAGVIGGIMLGLGRAIGETMAVTFVIGNFNQLDSLSLFQAANSITSALANEFAEAGEGLHQAALMYLGLVLFFITFVILTLSKLLLAQLKKGEGAKT from the coding sequence ATGACCCAACCACCTACACGACAAAAAGCCCGTTCGGGCCCCATGGCTGACCTGATCTTTGGATGGTTAGCCAAGGGAGCGGCTTTCGCAACTTTAGGCCTACTGCTGGCTATCTTGGCATCCTTGACGCTTAGTGCGATGCCTGCCATCAGCAAGTATGGCTTCTCTTTCCTAGGTAGCACCGCTTGGGATCCTGTGAAAGAAGAGTTTGGTGGCTTGGTCATGATTTACGGAACGATTGCAACCTCGCTGATTGCGTTGCTGATTGCAGTTCCAGTGAGTTTTGGGATCGCCTTGTTTTTGACAGAGTTGTCACCTTCTTGGCTGAAGCGTCCTTTGGGGACAGCCATTGAACTGCTGGCTGCTATTCCTTCGATTGTTTACGGCATGTGGGGCCTCCTGGTGTTCGGCCCCTTGCTGGCCACCTATGTGCAAGTGCCACTACAGACTATGTTGGCTGGGGTGCCTTACCTAGGTGCTTTTGTGTCAGGTCCACCCGTCGGTATCGGTATCTTGTCCGCAGGCATTATTTTGGCGATCATGATCATTCCGTTCATTGCCTCGGTGATGCGTGATGTGTTTGAAGTTACGCCACCCCTACTGAAAGAGTCTGCTTACGCTTTGGGCTCTACGACTTGGGAAGTGGTCTCGAAAGTCGTTTTGCCTTACACCAAGGCTGGTGTTATCGGCGGCATCATGCTGGGTTTGGGACGTGCCATTGGCGAAACCATGGCAGTTACCTTTGTGATCGGTAACTTTAACCAGCTGGACTCTTTGAGCCTCTTTCAAGCTGCAAACAGCATCACATCTGCTTTGGCCAATGAGTTTGCTGAGGCGGGTGAAGGCCTGCATCAAGCCGCCTTGATGTACCTGGGCTTGGTCTTGTTCTTCATTACTTTTGTCATCTTGACACTGTCGAAACTGTTGCTTGCGCAACTGAAAAAAGGCGAAGGAGCTAAAACATGA
- the pstA gene encoding phosphate ABC transporter permease PstA — protein sequence MSATLQARANKYARRKIINTVATGLSLAAMAFGLVWLFWILFETLRLGISGLSVATLTQMTPPPNEVGGLANAMFGSFLMVILAAFVGTPIGVMAGIYLAEYDSKGWLASVTRFVNDILLSAPSIVIGLFVYAVVVSRFKTFSGIAGVLALSLLVIPVVIRSTENMLQLIPGALREAAYALGTPKWKVILSITLKAARTGVITGILLAVARISGETAPLLFTALSNQFWSSNLGEPMASLPVVIFKFAMSPYENWQQLAWAGVLIITIAVLGLNILARVLTRGKF from the coding sequence ATGAGCGCTACTTTGCAAGCGCGTGCCAACAAGTACGCACGCAGAAAAATCATCAATACTGTGGCAACTGGCTTGTCGCTGGCAGCCATGGCGTTTGGTCTGGTGTGGTTGTTCTGGATTCTTTTTGAGACCCTTCGCCTTGGCATTTCAGGGTTGAGCGTTGCTACTCTCACCCAAATGACGCCACCACCTAACGAAGTTGGTGGGCTTGCCAATGCCATGTTTGGTTCGTTCTTGATGGTGATACTGGCCGCTTTTGTGGGCACCCCCATCGGCGTTATGGCAGGCATCTACTTGGCAGAATACGACTCCAAAGGGTGGCTGGCTTCCGTGACCCGGTTTGTGAATGACATTCTTTTGTCTGCACCAAGTATCGTGATTGGTTTGTTCGTGTATGCCGTAGTGGTGTCCCGATTCAAAACCTTCTCAGGTATTGCCGGGGTACTCGCGCTGTCATTACTCGTGATTCCGGTGGTGATTCGTTCGACAGAGAACATGCTGCAGTTGATCCCAGGTGCCTTGCGTGAAGCGGCCTATGCCTTGGGCACGCCAAAGTGGAAAGTCATTCTTAGCATTACCTTGAAAGCTGCCCGCACTGGCGTGATTACAGGCATCTTGCTGGCCGTGGCGCGTATCTCTGGTGAAACTGCTCCACTGTTGTTCACCGCACTGAGCAACCAGTTCTGGTCCAGCAACTTGGGCGAGCCTATGGCAAGCCTGCCAGTTGTGATCTTCAAGTTTGCGATGAGCCCGTATGAAAACTGGCAGCAATTGGCTTGGGCCGGCGTTTTGATCATCACTATTGCAGTGCTGGGTCTGAATATTCTTGCGCGGGTGTTGACCCGGGGCAAATTCTAA